The following proteins are co-located in the Haliotis asinina isolate JCU_RB_2024 chromosome 13, JCU_Hal_asi_v2, whole genome shotgun sequence genome:
- the LOC137259790 gene encoding mammalian ependymin-related protein 1-like: MALRLCVLALLLATVTACCSPLQWEMRGGTVSGRVAIDDLRLTEFHYDLHYDAINLKVAMRSEYITSDVRNLTIIDYKAERIYQINEVTESCEIRTLEVPFDPACTPDDATVNDHFFVGGGDQERLQAASFKYVRPEKTGYVTVTEGDSPDSTCVPILALDYNLSEMTFMVFRDITDGIADPSIFNPPDSCVFAKETPLRQKLNVHPFLRFPVTYQH; the protein is encoded by the exons ATGGCGTTGAGACTCTGTGTTCTTGCTCTGCTGCTGGCGACGGTAACGGCCTGTTGTTCCCCTTTGCAATGGGAGATGAGAGGCGGGACTGTGTCCGGCAGGGTGGCCATAGATGACCTCCGTCTTACAGAG TTCCACTATGATCTCCACTATGACGCTATCAACCTGAAAGTCGCCATGAGGAGTGAATACATCACCTCGGACGTCAGGAATTTGACCATCATAGATTATAAAGCA GAACGGATTTACCAGATAAACGAGGTCACCGAATCATGTGAGATTCGAACCCTTGAGGTGCCCTTCGATCCCGCGTGTACTCCAG ATGACGCTACAGTGAACGATCACTTTTTCGTCGGAGGCGGCGACCAAGAACGCCTTCAGGCGGCATCGTTCAAGTACGTGAGGCCAGAAAAGACGGGCTACGTGACCGTGACAGAAGGGGACAGTCCAGATTCTACATGTGTACCAATTCTTGCTTTAGATTATAACC TGTCGGAGATGACATTTATGGTATTCAGGGACATCACGGACGGCATCGCCGACCCCAGCATCTTCAACCCACCCGACAGCTGCGTCTTCGCAAAGGAG ACACCCCTGAGACAAAAGTTGAACGTGCACCCGTTTCTCCGTTTCCCTGTAACTTATCAACATTAA
- the LOC137259788 gene encoding chymotrypsin-like protease CTRL-1, which translates to MLNMGRDFKNMLGLAFILCACTVGYVTSLTQCESQYGGTCVNFVYNQCLSGYMYTYNGCGFQEMCCIPPVHPSVISIAAGQCGVAFPDPLPATNRIVGGTVAAPGEFPWQVSLRVYEANKGHECGGILISDQWILTAAHCFKQEKNPFAWNAVLGEYDRAVVDGHEKIVKVETLIVHSGFNATTSQNDIAMLKIATHIHAYTKYIRPVCLPSKAETFDGMYCTATGWGAMHTDGYGTRRLYKVDLPLVKNDICSYLMDQTIPSSELCAGNKHGGHDTCQGDSGGPLVCKINGLWEVAGIVSWGYNCADAYTPGVYTNVPYFRDWISTVMQYYTKSSRRGTELTGVHYL; encoded by the exons ATGTTGAATATGGGTCGTGATTTCAAAAACATGCTGGGACTTGCGTTTATTCTTTGTGCATGTACTGTCGGATATGTCACATCCCTGACAC AATGCGAGAGCCAATACGGCGGCACGTGCGTGAACTTCGTCTACAACCAGTGTCTGTCTGGCTACATGTATACCTATAATGGGTGTGGCTTCCAGGAGATGTGCTGCATTCCACCTGTACACCCGTCTGTGATCTCGATAGCAGCAG GTCAGTGCGGAGTCGCTTTTCCCGACCCATTACCAGCGACAAACAGAATAGTAGGGGGCACAGTTGCCGCCCCTGGCGAATTCCCGTGGCAG GTGTCTTTGAGGGTTTATGAAGCTAACAAGGGCCACGAGTGCGGGGGCATCCTCATCAGTGACCAGTGGATTCTGACGGCAGCTCACTGCTTCAAACA GGAGAAGAACCCGTTTGCGTGGAACGCCGTTCTGGGGGAATATGACCGTGCTGTAGTGGACGGCCACGAGAAGATCGTCAAGGTCGAAACCCTCATCGTACACAGTGgtttcaacgccaccaccagCCAGAACGACATCGCCATGTTGAAGATAGCTACTCACATCCATGCGTATACTAAATACATACGGCCAGTGTGTTTACCGTCGAAGGCGGAGACGTTTGACGGCATGTATTGCACCGCTACAGGATGGGGCGCCATGCACACAG ACGGATACGGGACCCGGCGTCTCTACAAGGTGGACCTGCCTCTAGTGAAGAATGATATCTGCTCCTATCtgatggaccagacaatccccaGCTCCGAGCTGTGCGCCGGCAACAAACACGGAGGACACGACACCTGTCAG GGTGACTCCGGCGGGCCACTTGTTTGTAAGATTAACGGCCTCTGGGAGGTAGCCGGAATTGTGTCATGGGGATACAACTGCGCAGATGCATACACGCCGGGAGTCTACACGAATGTGCCCTACTTCCGGGACTGGATCAGTACCGTCATGCAATACTATACCAAGTCCTCCCGCCGGGGAACGGAGCTCACCGGGGTGCACTATCTCTAA